In Deinococcus carri, the genomic stretch GAGGCGCGAAAGACCAGCGCAGGTTCAATGGGCGTCTTGCCGGGGGTCAACGTGAGTTCGTACGTCTGCTCTTCCGGCCCCTGGCGGTTCAGGAACTCGTGTTGCAGGGCGAGCCGGGCGGGTTGGAGCTTCAGGGTGTTGTGGAAGGGCGTCCCGAGGTGCCAGGTCTGGATGCCCTGCACGCCCTTGAGCGCCACGAAAGGCATGTTGAGGTCCTCGGTGGTGTTCAGGCCGTCGATGTCCGCGAGGAGGTCTGGCCGGTTCAGGGGAATGAAACGACCGCTGCCCTGAGGCAGGATCAGGGCCTGCTGGTCCTGGAAAGGCAGGATGGGCCAGCGGAGAGTGGTGGGCTGCTCGGCGCGGACACGAACCTGCAAGGTGCCGTTCTGGACGCTGGCCTTGATCACGAGGTGACGTTCGGGCCAGCGCCAGGTCGAGGAGGTGGCCGACGTCTGAAGTGCCTGGATGGTGTTCGGAGACGTGCCCTGGGCCAGGAGAACCTGCCGCGCCCCCTGCCGAAGTTCGACGCGGAGCGTGGACGGCTCAAGCGCAACTGTTCCCCTGGGGGTTTGCAGGGTGATGGGGCGGGCGGCAGCCTGGGTTAGACCTAGAGCGGCGAGCAGGAGCAGACTTTTGCGCATGGCGCGAGTGTGGCGAGCAGCAGTGAACTGACGGTGAACTGCCTCTTTCTCGGGCCTGGCGGGGCGGGTGCAGCAGGTGCGCGACCTGATTCAGGGGGAGCAATGGGTGCTGTCGTTCCGTGAGGTGGACAGCGACCGTGCCGAGGTGATTCGGGTCGGGGACGCGCTGACGGTGTGGGACGATCCTGCTCCTTGAGGGCATCCCCTGATCCTGGGGACGAAATCCTCAAGGGTTCGAGGCTACGGCTGAAGCGGCTCCGTTCTTCCAGCATCCCTCCCCAGCCCAGGCGATTCCCAGACGCGCCCCCGTCAGTGGGGCAGCGTGGCAAAGGCGCGCACGGGGAATGTTCCCATGCCCCTGACCTTCACCGGCACGGCGCTGAACGTGAAGCCCGAGGTCGGAAGCTGCTCCAGACCGCGCAGGTGCTCGACGATCAAAATCTCCGCTCCCAGCAGGGTCGTGTGGACCGGGCGTGTCCCGCCGCTCGTGTCGTCGATGTTGAGCGAGTCGATGCCGACAAGGACAGCACCCTGCTCTTTGAGGTAGATGGCCGCCGCCGCCGTCAGGAAGGCGTGGCCCTCGAAGTATTGCTCAGTGCCCCAGTGCTGCGCCCAGCCGGTGTGGACGAGCACGGCTTTGCCACGCACGTCGGTGGCCAAGAAGGCGTCCCGGTCCACCGCCCGCTTGCCCATCCCCGTCACCCGGACCACTACGGCGTCGAGGTCGGCGAGCTGGGCGAGGTCGAGTTCGGACAGGTCCTTGCCGTCCGCGTAACGGTGGAAAGGACTGTCGATGTACGTGCCGGTGTTGCCGACCATCTCCAGCCTGTCGATCTGGAAGGTGGTCCCCTCCGCATAGTGCGACTGGGAAGCTTCCCGGCTGAGGAAGTCGCAGAGGATGGGGGCAGGCATGCCCTTGTACGTCACCATGCCCTCAACGATGGTGTGGCTCAGGTCGATGAAGCGCCCCGCTCGACCTGAAGGGTCCGAACTCTCCGGCAACGCTTCGGCACTCCGCTTGTGCCGCTCGAAAATGATCTGCTTGTTGAGGATACGGACCTCGCCCACCATCAGCAGGCGCAGGTCTTTCACGATGTAATCCGCGAGGTCCTGATCACTGAGGTCGTCTCCCGCGAGGTCGAGCCGGAAGTCCTGTCCCTGGAGGCCACCGCCGTTCGAGAAATCCACCTCGAAGTCGAACTGCACCCGCCGGTCCGTCGCTGGCCTCGTCGTCTCTTCTGTCGTCATGACTTGAGTGTACGAATGCTCCTTCAATGAATCAAATAAGTAGAAGTCATGACACCCATCTATTCTCCTTATGTGCAAATCCATCAGCTTGAAGCCCTCATTGCCATTGTGGAAGCTGGTTCGTTCACGCTGGCCGCCGAACGGCTGGGAGTCTCGCAGTCGGCACTGAGCCACGCCATCGCTACCCTGGAACGGGAGCTGGGTGTGACGGTGCTGGAGCGTGGACGGCAGGGGGCCCGGCCCACCGGGGTGGGCGAGCGGCTGCTTCCCCATGTCCACGAAGTTCTGGCGCGGCTGGAGCGTATTCGTGCCGAGGCAGCGGGCACCGCGCACCTCGTGACAGGCCGAGTTCGGCTCGGCTCAATTCCCAGCGCGACGGTGGACTTCCTGCCCCGGGTCCTCGCGGCCTTCGGACGGCAGTACCCGCAGGTCGAACTGGTGCTGCTCGAAGAACCCAGTCAAGGCACGGGACGGCTGCTGGAATGGCTCACCTCGCACACCATCGACGTGGCTCTTCTGGAATTACCGGTGACCGACTTCGAAACGGTGCCGCTGCTGCATGACGAGCTGTGTGCGGTCGTCCCTGCGACGTCACCTCTGGCGGGTCAACCAGACGTGCGGGTGCGGGAACTGGCCTCCGAGGTCTTCGTGCTGTCGAGGTACAGCAGTGAGCATCTGATCGAGGAGGCCTACCGACGGGAGGGCCTGACACCGAACATCCGCTACGAGGTGCAGGACCTGGGGACGCTGGTGAGTCTGGTGCGAGAAGGGCTGGGGGTCTCCCTGGTGCCGCGGTTGGCACTGCCCCGTGCGCCAGAGGGCGTGGCGCTGCTGCCCATCTCGCCCAGGCCAACACGGCAACTCGGATTCGTGGTGCGGTCACTCGCGGACGCATCCCCAGCGGTTCAGGCCTTGATCCAAAAAGCCAGGGCTTTGAGCGGCTGAGCCAGGGGGAGTCGGCGTCCAGGCGGCGAGGGCTTCGCGGACCGTGCCGCCCGGTTGCTCACGCTGCACGGGGAGGCCTGGTCGCTCGTGCAGGACCTCGTCGCCCAGTTGGTCGACCCGGACGAGTAAACGGCCTCTGTCGGGAAACCTGCGTCTGTTCGCACAACGGCCAGACGAGATGATGGGGCAGTGGTCCTTTCTGGCAGTGCCGAGCGTTCTGGGCCTGACCCGAAAATCCTCATCTGACCCCGAGTTCAGGGGAAAGTATCAAGGCGGCGTAACATCCATGATCAGGCAGTTGCGCCCAGCGGCTCTGGCCTGGTACAGAAGTTGTTCCGCCTGATACAACATATCTTCGGCCTTTGACCATGCCGTCTGGGTACAGATGCCTACGCTCATGGTGAGGTGGAGTTCGGGGAGAGTCGCCCAGTCGGCCTCGGCGACAAGGTGCCGCAAGCGTTCGCATACCTGCCATGCGCCCAAAGATTCCGTGTCCGGAAGCAGGAGGGCAAACGTCTCTCCAGTCATGCGGGCGATGAGGTCTGATGCCCGGATGTTGCTCTGTAGCATCTGGCCGACTTCACGGAGAATCTGGCTGCCCACGTCGTGGGCGTGCGATTCGTTGACGGCTCTGAAGTGGTCAAGAGTCAGGAGTGACAGTGCCAGAGGCGCATTGTTGCGGCGCGCCCGTTCGAATTCCGCCGTCAGCCGCTGTTGGAAGTCACGCTGGTTGAACAGGCCTGTCAGAGGATCCAGATCGGCCTTCTGCGCCAGTTGCTCTTCCTGGTCGTGCAGGCCGGACAGGAGCGCCCCCTTCTCTGGATACATCGTCTCCAACGTCGTGGCGGTCTGTTGGAGCTGCTCGATGATCTCCCGCCGTGCCGCTGCCACCTGCTGGCTTTTTTCGACTTCATGCTCGATGCCGAGTACGGCACTCTGCCGCTCGATCGCGGCCTGGTGCAGTTGTGACAACACCTGAAGATGCGCCCGCAGATGACTCAACGCCTGACTGAACTCCGCCCGGCTTTCGCACAGTTGTGCGAGGTGCAGGTGCGCCTGACCGGCGATTTCTGGCGCGTGCAGCCGTTCTGTCAGGGTCAGAGCGCAGCCGAATGCCTGCTCGGCCTGATCGAACTGTTCGCGCGCGAGCAGCGTTTCGCCCAGTTTGAGTTGCAGGCTTGCTTCCAGATGGAAATCCCCTATGGACGACACCACACCGAGCGCTGCCTGATAGGCGTCCGCGGCCTGAAGAAGCTGGCCGAAGCTGCAATGAGCGTTGCCCAGTTCAGAATAAATTTCGACCAGGTTCTCTCGGTCCTCGCTCAGCTCGGCCAGAGCGCGTGCCTCATGGAAAGCCGTCAGGGCCTCGTCACATTGTCCCAGTCGTGCCCGCAACGTGCCCAGATTAGTAAGAGCAACAATCTCATTATAAGGACTGTTGTGAAGTCTGGAAAGGCGCAGGGCCTCAGTCTGATAGGGTAGGGCTTCCTGGGGACGTTCCAGGAGCAGATAGATATCGCCGACATTATTGGTTGCGGCAATCTTGGTAATCGTATTATTAACGCCCGCCGCCATATTGAGTGCCCTGAGGTGATAGCCGAGGGCGGTCGGATAATAGCCCAGACGACGGTAAGCAATCCCAATATTATTTAAACAAGAACAGAAATACCATTCGTTTTCCAGTTGCTCGAAGAAAGACAGGGCCAAAAAGAAGGCTTCAAGGGCTTCGGGGAGGAGGCCCAGACTGGCGCGCACGTTCCCGATACCCATCCAGCTACGACCTAGGCCGAGGCGCTCGTCTTCTTTCTGGTGGAGAGCCACAGCCTGTTCGAAGACAGCGAGCGCCTGAGGGTAATCCCCGATCCGGTACAGGCTGCGACCCAGTTCCACCAAAGCGGTGCCCTTTGCGGCCTGATCACCGAGGTGGCTGGCAAGGTCAAGGGCTTCGCGGGCGATCTCTACAGCACGAGACGGATTCTTGTCCCA encodes the following:
- a CDS encoding tetratricopeptide repeat protein; its protein translation is MDTAQRLQDKLEVTPGPTRLPLLIELAAQLWDKNPSRAVEIAREALDLASHLGDQAAKGTALVELGRSLYRIGDYPQALAVFEQAVALHQKEDERLGLGRSWMGIGNVRASLGLLPEALEAFFLALSFFEQLENEWYFCSCLNNIGIAYRRLGYYPTALGYHLRALNMAAGVNNTITKIAATNNVGDIYLLLERPQEALPYQTEALRLSRLHNSPYNEIVALTNLGTLRARLGQCDEALTAFHEARALAELSEDRENLVEIYSELGNAHCSFGQLLQAADAYQAALGVVSSIGDFHLEASLQLKLGETLLAREQFDQAEQAFGCALTLTERLHAPEIAGQAHLHLAQLCESRAEFSQALSHLRAHLQVLSQLHQAAIERQSAVLGIEHEVEKSQQVAAARREIIEQLQQTATTLETMYPEKGALLSGLHDQEEQLAQKADLDPLTGLFNQRDFQQRLTAEFERARRNNAPLALSLLTLDHFRAVNESHAHDVGSQILREVGQMLQSNIRASDLIARMTGETFALLLPDTESLGAWQVCERLRHLVAEADWATLPELHLTMSVGICTQTAWSKAEDMLYQAEQLLYQARAAGRNCLIMDVTPP
- a CDS encoding LysR family transcriptional regulator, which translates into the protein MQIHQLEALIAIVEAGSFTLAAERLGVSQSALSHAIATLERELGVTVLERGRQGARPTGVGERLLPHVHEVLARLERIRAEAAGTAHLVTGRVRLGSIPSATVDFLPRVLAAFGRQYPQVELVLLEEPSQGTGRLLEWLTSHTIDVALLELPVTDFETVPLLHDELCAVVPATSPLAGQPDVRVRELASEVFVLSRYSSEHLIEEAYRREGLTPNIRYEVQDLGTLVSLVREGLGVSLVPRLALPRAPEGVALLPISPRPTRQLGFVVRSLADASPAVQALIQKARALSG
- a CDS encoding cyclase family protein: MTTEETTRPATDRRVQFDFEVDFSNGGGLQGQDFRLDLAGDDLSDQDLADYIVKDLRLLMVGEVRILNKQIIFERHKRSAEALPESSDPSGRAGRFIDLSHTIVEGMVTYKGMPAPILCDFLSREASQSHYAEGTTFQIDRLEMVGNTGTYIDSPFHRYADGKDLSELDLAQLADLDAVVVRVTGMGKRAVDRDAFLATDVRGKAVLVHTGWAQHWGTEQYFEGHAFLTAAAAIYLKEQGAVLVGIDSLNIDDTSGGTRPVHTTLLGAEILIVEHLRGLEQLPTSGFTFSAVPVKVRGMGTFPVRAFATLPH